Proteins encoded within one genomic window of Theobroma cacao cultivar B97-61/B2 chromosome 7, Criollo_cocoa_genome_V2, whole genome shotgun sequence:
- the LOC18594355 gene encoding probable leucine-rich repeat receptor-like serine/threonine-protein kinase At3g14840, translating into MYSSSTSKMFFPRLVFTSTFIVCCLTTFTFGATLAKDEVEALKSINETLGKRNWDFGIDPCSRPSSWEEVVPPKSYYANNVTCDCTFSGNTICHIISIELKGQNLTGTLPPELVRFPYLKKIDLTRNYLSGTIPPEWGSMQLTDISLLGNRLTGSIPKELANLSNLTSLVLEHNNFAGSLPPALWNLHNIERMLLNSNNFSGELPAEFARLTTLKEFRISDNNFTGKIPDFIFQKWTKLEEIYIEGSGLSGPIPDIGALENLKYMIISDLNGAEATFPQLGNLPKLDRLMLRSCNLIGELPDNLSTLTTLKILDLSFNRLSGEIPTKLSALSNLDQLFLNGNMFTGEVPGWILNTKEEMDVSYNNFTSTGASGCEHNSVNLFASISRVNNSGIVSCLASHNCTKTLHFLYINCGGREENVNGTTYEADYGTAGPSTFFQSTNTWAFSNTGIFLGDDRSDDIYVSENMQLLMIDELYRTARLSPSSLTYYAFCLANRTYNISLHFAEIQFADGQNFSSLGRRIFDVYIQGKRVLKDFNIKDEAGGAAKPIVKNFTATVEDDTLEIHLRWAGKGTTSIPVRGVYGPLISAISIFDPGYIPPPPPPENGGSNGISIGMVVGIVAGTAFAIFLIGGILWWNGCLRQKSTLEQDLKGLELQTNSFTLRQIKAATNNFDAANKIGEGGFGPVYKGILADGTVIAVKQLSARSKQGNREFVTEIGMISALQHPHLVKLYGCCIEGNQLLLIYEYLENNSLARALFGPEEFQLKLEWPTRRKICIGIARGLAYLHEESRLKVVHRDIKATNVLLDKNLNPKISDFGLAKLDEEENTHISTRVAGTYGYMAPEYAMHGRLSDKADVYSFGIVALEIVSGMCNTKSRSKEESFYLLDWAHILKEKGNLLDLVDPRIGSECNIEEVMAMINVALLCTNPTAAARPSMSSVVSMLEGRAAISEFIDSSFSAKEMNAEAMKKLYLQLEQNDADNSQTKSMLSDGPWTSSSTSAADLYPVNLTSGYWQNRDSTN; encoded by the exons ATGTATTCCTCTTCAACATCCAAGATGTTCTTTCCTCGACTTGTTTTCACTTCAACATTCATTGTCTGTTGCCTTACAACTTTCACATTCGGAGCTACGCTTGCAAAGGATGAAG TGGAAGCCTTGAAAAGCATAAATGAGACGCTAGGAAAGAGAAATTGGGATTTTGGCATTGATCCATGTAGTCGACCCAGCAGCTGGGAAGAGGTAGTACCACCCAAATCTTATTATGCTAATAATGTCACCTGTGATTGCACTTTCTCCGGTAACACCATTTGCCATATTATCAGCAT AGAGCTCAAGGGACAAAATCTTACTGGTACTCTTCCACCAGAATTAGTCAGGTTCCCTTACCTCAAAAAGAT TGATCTCACTCGCAACTATCTTAGTGGCACCATTCCTCCAGAATGGGGTTCTATGCAACTGACTGATAT TTCCCTTCTTGGAAATCGTTTAACAGGTTCAATCCCAAAAGAGCTGGCAAACTTAAGCAATCTTACCAGCTT AGTCCTTGAGCACAATAACTTTGCGGGGAGTTTGCCTCCTGCACTATGGAATCTACACAACATTGAAAGGAT GCTTCTTAATTCCAACAATTTTAGTGGAGAGCTGCCTGCAGAATTTGCTAGGCTGACTACATTGAAGGAGTT TCGGATTAGTGACAACAACTTCACAGGAAAGATTCCCGACTTCATATTCCAGAAATGGACAAAActtgaagaaat ATACATCGAGGGAAGTGGTTTGAGTGGGCCAATTCCAGACATTGGTGctttagaaaatttaaaatacat GATAATTAGTGACTTGAATGGAGCTGAGGCAACTTTTCCACAACTTGGTAATTTGCCTAAGTTGGATAGACT GATGTTGAGGAGTTGCAATCTCATTGGAGAGTTACCCGATAATCTTAGTACATTGACAACATTAAAGATTTT AGATCTCAGCTTTAACAGACTCAGTGGAGAAATTCCAACTAAACTTTCTGCTCTTTCAAATTTGGATCAATT gtTTTTAAATGGAAACATGTTCACTGGAGAAGTCCCTGGATGGATACTGAacacaaaagaagaaat GGATGTTTCATATAACAACTTCACAAGCACAGGTGCATCAGGCTGTGAACACAATAGCGT GAACTTGTTTGCGAGCATTTCGAGGGTTAACAACTC AGGAATTGTTTCATGTTTGGCAAGCCATAACTGTACTAAAA CTTTGCACTTTCTTTATATCAATTGTGGAGGGAGAGAAGAAAATGTTAATGGAACCACCTATGAAGCTGATTATGGTACAGCTGGGCCTTCAACATTTTTCCAAAGTACAAATACTTGGGCATTTAGCAACACCGGTATTTTCTTGGGTGATGATCGTTCAGATGACATCTATGTTTCGGAAAACATGCAACTTCTTATGATTGATGAACTGTACAGAACCGCTCGCCTTTCACCTAGCTCTTTGACTTACTATGCATTCTGTCTGGCAAATCGCACATACAACATAAGCCTCCATTTTGCCGAGATACAGTTCGCTGATGGTCAAAATTTTAGCAGCTTAGGGAGGCGGATATTTGATGTGTACATTCAG GGAAAGCGCGTGCTGAAGGATTTCAATATTAAGGATGAAGCAGGTGGAGCCGCCAAACCaattgtaaaaaattttactgcAACTGTGGAAGATGATACTTTGGAGATCCATTTGCGTTGGGCCGGAAAAGGGACAACTTCTATTCCGGTGAGAGGAGTTTATGGTCCTCTTATCTCAGCAATATCCATTTTTGATCCTG GTTATataccaccaccaccaccaccagaAAATGGGGGTAGTAATGGCATCTCTATAGGCATGGTGGTTGGAATCGTGGCTGGAACAGCATTTGCCATCTTCCTGATTGGGGGTATCCTGTGGTGGAATGGCTGTTTAAGACAGAAGAGTACATTGGAACAAG ATCTTAAAGGACTAGAGTTGCAGACCAATTCTTTTACCTTAAGACAGATTAAAGCTGCCACAAACAACTTTGATGCTGCTAATAAGATTGGAGAAGGTGGTTTCGGTCCTGTTTACAAG GGCATTCTTGCAGATGGCACAGTAATTGCTGTTAAGCAGCTATCCGCTAGATCAAAGCAAGGAAATCGTGAGTTTGTGACTGAGATTGGCATGATTTCAGCTCTGCAACATCCTCATTTGGTGAAGCTGTATGGATGCTGCATTGAAGGAAATCAATTGCTGCTTATATACGAGTACTTGGAAAACAATAGCCTTGCTCGTGCATTGTTTG GCCCAGAAGAGTTTCAGTTGAAATTAGAGTGGCCGACAAGACGGAAGATCTGCATTGGTATAGCAAGAGGTTTAGCTTATCTCCACGAAGAATCAAGGTTGAAGGTAGTCCATAGAGACATTAAGGCCACCAATGTGTTGCTTGATAAGAATCTAAACCCTAAAATATCTGACTTTGGTTTGGCCAAGCTTGATGAAGAGGAGAATACCCACATAAGCACCCGAGTAGCTGGAACTTA TGGCTATATGGCTCCTGAATATGCAATGCATGGTCGTTTATCTGACAAAGCAGATGTATATAGTTTTGGGATTGTGGCCCTGGAAATTGTTAGTGGCATGTGCAACACTAAAAGCCGATCAAAGGAAGAATCTTTCTATCTCCTTGATTGG GCTCATATTTTGAAGGAGAAAGGGAACTTGTTGGATTTAGTCGACCCAAGGATAGGCTCTGAGTGCAACATAGAAGAGGTGATGGCAATGATAAATGTAGCTCTCCTATGCACAAATCCTACTGCTGCAGCTAGGCCTTCCATGTCTTCTGTGGTGAGCATGCTTGAAGGCAGGGCTGCTATTTCTGAGTTTATAGATTCAAGTTTTTCTGCAAAAGAGATGAATGCTGAAGCAATGAAAAAGTTGTACCTGCAACTTGAACAAAATGATGCAGATAATAGCCAGACAAAGAGTATGTTATCAGATGGGCCATGGACTTCCTCTTCTACATCTGCGGCTGATCTCTATCCAGTCAATTTGACTTCTGGTTATTGGCAGAATAGAGATTCGACAAACTAA
- the LOC18594359 gene encoding mitogen-activated protein kinase kinase kinase 2: protein MSSTKSGSKVATTGYSLTKDLTMDWIKLKTLGEGCFAVVDLVKIIKPMSCILAVKSSPFSCPSLSKEYKILQQFLGCPYIVQCYGAMMSLGYSEPYFNLFVEYAPEGNLLNLIQKFGGKIPESYVRCYIRMILGGLCDIHKRGYVHCDLKPENVLVYPSNQYGLFTLKIGDFGLAKEPEQSDAPKATPDPLPRFQGTPAYMSPESLRDGKITASIDIWSLGCVVLEMMTGTRPWTSTRNPKDLAKKIALTNDLPYIIPDNMSTEGKDFLMKCFARDPSERWTADMLINHPFLIPDSTLLAPQRSFLQDPLPDTSSCSERQPSFSSIRALF, encoded by the coding sequence ATGAGTAGTACGAAGTCTGGTTCAAAAGTAGCAACAACAGGATATTCATTGACGAAAGATCTGACTATGGATTGGATCAAACTGAAAACCCTTGGCGAGGGATGTTTTGCAGTTGTGGATTTAGTGAAGATAATAAAGCCTATGTCTTGTATACTTGCTGTTAAATCTTCTCCTTTCTCCTGCCCCTCACTTTCCAAGGAATACAAGATCCTTCAACAGTTTCTTGGTTGTCCGTATATTGTTCAATGCTATGGTGCTATGATGAGCCTTGGATATTCGGAGCCTTACTTCAACTTGTTTGTTGAATATGCTCCTGAAGGGAATCTTCTCAATTTGATCCAGAAATTTGGTGGTAAAATACCAGAATCTTACGTGAGGTGTTATATCAGGATGATACTTGGAGGGCTTTGTGATATTCATAAGAGAGGTTACGTACATTGTGATCTCAAACCAGAAAACGTCCTTGTTTATCCTTCCAATCAATACGGTTTGTTTACTTTGAAGATCGGTGATTTTGGCTTAGCCAAAGAACCTGAACAAAGTGATGCGCCAAAGGCAACACCTGACCCCTTGCCTAGGTTTCAAGGTACGCCAGCATACATGTCACCAGAATCTCTCAGGGATGGGAAAATCACTGCTTCTATAGACATATGGTCGCTAGGATGTGTTGTTCTTGAGATGATGACTGGAACACGGCCATGGACATCTACCAGGAATCCAAAAGATTTGGCAAAGAAGATTGCATTGACAAACGATTTACCATATATTATACCGGACAACATGTCCACGGAAGGGAAAGATTTCTTGATGAAGTGCTTTGCTAGGGATCCCAGTGAACGTTGGACTGCCGACATGCTGATAAATCATCCTTTTCTCATTCCGGACTCTACCTTATTGGCTCCACAGAGAAGTTTTCTTCAAGATCCTTTGCCAGATACTTCAAGTTGTTCGGAGAGACAACCTTCGTTTTCCAGCATACGTGCACTCTTTTAa